Genomic segment of Amphibacillus xylanus NBRC 15112:
GTAAATTATTAGAGAAGCAAAAAGAAGGTAAGAAGCGGATGAAAATGGTTGGTTCAGTTGAAATTCCGCAAGAAGCATTCATGTCTGTTCTGAAGATGGACGATGATTAAAATTAAATAATTTCGAGATCTACTTTGAATTAATGTATAATTTAAGGAGCTGATATTATAACAGCTCCTTTATTTTTGAATAGTTGAAGAGAGGGAAGCCATATGATCACATCTGCATATATACACATTCCATTTTGTGAAAAGATCTGTCATTACTGTGATTTCACAAAGTTTTTCTATCAAGAAAAAATGGCTGATGAGTATTTGGCAGCACTCGCTAATGAAATTAATTTTTATTTAAGTGATAAAAAACATACTATGAGAACAATTTTTGTTGGTGGTGGTACACCTACTGCTTTAAATTTAGCTCAATTAGAGTACTTACTCCAAACCATTGATAAACACATGGATGTTCCGAATGTAGAAGAGTATACGTTTGAGGCCAATCCTGGTGATTTAAATGAGGATAAAATCAAATTGTTACGCATGTATGGTGTCAATCGGATATCGATGGGTGTACAATCTTTTGATAATCAATTACTTGAAGACTTAGGTCGTTTACATCGAGTAAAAGATGTTGAAGAAAATATTAATCATTTAATTAAACATGGTTTAACTAACATCAGTATCGACTTAATGTATGGATTGCCGAATCAGACGATAGAAATATTCAATGATTCAATTGAAAAAGCTCTGTCTTTTGATTTACCCCATTACTCAACATACTCACTGCAGATTGAACCTAAAACTGTTTTTTATCAACGACATCAGAAAGGTAAGCTTCATAAACCACCTGAAGAAGTTGAAGCAAGTATGTTTGAATTATTAATTGAGAAAATGAAACAGCATGGAAAGTTTCAATATGAAGTGAGCAATTTCGCTGAACCAGGTTATGAAAGTAAGCATAATTTAACATATTGGGACAATAACTACTATTATGGATTCGGTGCAGGAGCTAGTGGTTATTTACCAGGCAAACGACATATAAATCTCCGTCCATTTCCTGCATATGTTAAAGAAGCGAATGCATCTGGACAACCGATTTTGCATATCGATGAAGTCGGAAAGAAAGAACAAATCGAGGAAGAAATGTTTTTAGGCCTGCGCAAACGCACAGGAGTAAATAAGAACGCATTTAAACAAAAATATAATGTAACTATTGATCAAATTTATCAAGAGCAGATACATGACTTAATTGCACGTAATTGGCTAGAAGAAACTAGCGACTATGTTCGTATGACAGAAAAAGGGCAGTTATTTGGTAATGAAGTATTTCAACGTTTTTTACTTGATGATCAAGAATTTAATGATTTATTTAAATAATCATTATAATCGTGTTAGATTGGATTTTTTTCTTAAAATACAATGTATTATCGTTGACAATCATGGGCTGATTTGATAATTTAATAATAGAATTAGCACTCGAATGATAAGAGTGCTAACAGAGGTGATCATCTATGGTATTATCTGGTAGACAACTTTTGATATTACAGGTGATTATTGATGAGTTTATTCAAACAGCTCAACCAATAGGTTCACGAGCAATATCAAAAAAACCTGGCATTTCATATAGTCCTGCGACAATACGAAATGAAATGGCAGATTTAGAAGAAATGGGCTATCTTGAGAAGACACATTCTTCATCAGGACGCATTCCTTCTGAAAAAGGCTATCGATTTTATGTCGATCATATGCTATCTCCATTTCATATGTCAAAAGAAGAGCATGCACTTATTTCGACTGTTTTTGACCAAGAGTATGTTGATTTTGAACAGGTTGTCCAAAAATCCGGAGAAGTATTGTCTGACTTAACAAACTATACGTCAATTATTTTAGGACCTGAAGTTTTTGAAGCGAAGCTTAAGCAACTTCAAATCATTCAACTAACGAAGACATCAGCTGTAGCCATTTTAGTTACGAATAAAGGTCATGTTGAACATCGATCTTTTACAATTCCAGCAGAAATTAAAGCTTCAGACTTAGAGAAATTAGTTAATATCTTGAATGAGAAATTTTATAATGTGCCTATAATCGAGCTTCATAATAAAATTGAAGCAGAATTGAGTAGCATTTTAAATAGCTATATTGATAATGTGAGCCTTGCACTCAAATATTTACGCGGAGCACTATTTAGTCAACAACCAGATAACTATTATATGAGTGGTATGGCAAATATGCTGTTACAACCAGAATTTAATGATCTCGAAAAAATTCATTCAATTTACTCGATTATTGAGAGAGAAGATTTAATGATTAAATTACTTCGGGCTAAAGAACAAGGAATTAAAATTTCAATTGGTCAGGAAAATAAAATTGACGAAATGCAAGATTTAAGTTTGATTAAAGCGACATACTCATTATCCGGAGAACAATTAGGCACGATAGCACTATTGGGACCTAAGCGAATGGATTATTCACGAGTTGTATCATTAATTAGTCTGTTATCTCAACATATGTCAAAAACATTTACTGACTGGTAATTAAGAGAAGGATATAACGAGTCAAATCTTAGTCTACTTATCAGATTGGTTGAAAAAGACAACTGATTGCTTTATTATATGATTGGTTAAGTGAGAGTTGAGTCCATTCTCTCACTTAAATTTTGTGTAATATACTAGATAATAATTGGATTTAATCACATTAATATTTGGAAATAATGATTAATGATATTTTAATGAAATGTATGAGGTTAACTTGGGGGTGAATTCGATGGCAGAACTAAATAAAGAAGAAAATGTAGCTCAAGAAGATCAACTCGAAGAGACTTTGGAAAATCAAGAGTCTGCAGAAGTTGAGGAAGAACTAGTTGATGATCAACCTGAAGAAGATAAAGATGAATCTTTAGAAGCGAAATATCAACAACTTGAAGCTGAAAAAACTGAGCTATTTGAAAAATATTTACGATTACAAGCAGAATACGATAACTACCGAAAACGTACACAAAGAGAAAAAGCTGCTGACTTAACATATAAATCTCAGAAATTAGCCACTGAGTTGTTACCAGTAATTGATAACTTTGAGCGTGCGCTGCAAACGTCATCTGACGATGAGGCAGTTAAGAGCTTTTTTGAAGGTATGGAAATGATCTATCGAAACCTACTAACAGTTTTAGAGGCAGAGGGAATTGAAGTTATTCCGGCAGTAGGTGAAGCATTCGATCCAACAATGCATCAAGCTGTTATGCAAGTTCAAGATGATCAATACGATTCGAACATCGTAGTTGAAGAATTACAAAAAGGCTATCGCTTAAAAGACCGTGTCTTACGTCCAGCAATGGTAAAGGTTAATCAATAGCGATATTTAGTGAACTGAAGGAGGAATTTTAAATGGGTAAAATGATTGGAATTGACTTAGGAACAACAAACTCATGTGTTGCAGTAATGGAAGGTGGGGAACCGATTATTATCCCTAACCCAGAAGGAAATCGAACAACAGCATCAGTTGTTTCATTTAAAAATGGTGAAAGACAAGTTGGTGAAGTAGCCAAGCGTCAGGCAATAACGAACCCAAATACGATTCAATCTATTAAACGTCATATGGGGACTGATTATAAAGTAGAAATCGAAGGTAAAGAGTATACGCCACAAGAAATTTCTGCGATTCTACTACAATACATTAAGAGCTATGCGGAAGATTACTTAGGTGAAAAAGTTGATAAAGCAGTTGTAACTGTACCAGCATATTTCAATGATTCACAACGTCAAGCTACGAAAGACGCTGGAAGAATTGCTGGACTTGAAGTTGAACGTATCATTAACGAGCCAACTGCAGCTGCATTAGCATATGGTATTGATAAGGCTGACCAAGATCAAACTGTATTAGTGTATGACCTTGGTGGTGGAACGTTTGACGTTTCAATTCTAGATATTGGCGATGGTACTTTTGAAGTTGTCGCAACTGCTGGAGATAATAGTCTTGGTGGAGATGACTTTGACCAAGTCATTATCGATTATATGGTTGCTGAATTCCGTAAAGAAAATGGTATCGATCTTTCACAAGACAACATGGCATTACAACGATTAAAAGATGCTGCTGAAAAAGCTAAAAAGGATCTTTCAGGTATTGGGCAAACACAAATCTCATTACCATTTATTACAGCGGGTGAGGCTGGCCCACTACACTTAGAGATGACTCTAACAAGAGCTAAGTTTGAAGAACTTTCTGCAGAATTAGTAGAAAGAACGATGGGACCTACACGTCAAGCACTATCTGACGCAGGTTTGTCAGCATCAGAGATTGATAAAGTTATTTTAGTTGGTGGTTCAACACGTATTCCTGCAGTGCAAGAAGCGTTAAGAAAAGAAACAGGCCAAGAACCTTCAAGAGGTGTTAACCCTGATGAAGTTGTTGCATTAGGTGCTGCAATTCAAGGTGGAGTTTTACAAGGTGATGTAAAAGACGTTCTACTATTAGACGTTACACCACTTTCATTAGGAATTGAGACAATGGGCGGTGTTACGACAAAATTAATCGAGCGTAATACAACAATCCCAACAAGTCATTCACAAGTATTCTCTACTGCCGCTGATAATCAAACGGCTGTAGATATTCACGTCTTGCAAGGTGAACGTGAAATGGCTGCAGATAACAAAACTCTAGGCCGTTTCCAATTGACTGACATTCCACCAGCACCACGTGGCATTCCACAAATTGAAGTAACATTTGATATTGATGCAAACGGAATTGTAAATGTTCGTGCAAAAGACTTAGGTACGAATAAAGAACAGTCAATTACGATTAAATCTTCTTCTGGTTTAAGTGATGAAGAAGTTGAACAAATGATTAAAGATGCTGAAGAAAACGCAGAAGCAGATAAGAAACGTCGTGAAGAAATTGATCTTCGTAACGAAGCAGACCAACTTGTTTTCCAAACAGACAAATTACTTAAGGATCTAAAAGACCAAGTATCAGAAGATGAAAAGAAAAAAGCTGAAGCAGCTAAAGATGAATTGAAAAAAGCTCTAGAAGACGGAGAAATCGACGCAATTAAAGCGAAGAAAGAAGCTCTTGAGCAAGAAGTTCAAGCTTTATCAGTTAAACTTTATGAGCAAGCTCAACAAGCGCAACAAGCTCAGCAAGCAGCAGGTAATAATGCAGCTGATGATGTTGTTGATGCTGAATATGAAGAAGTTGACGACGAAAACGATAAATAATAACCTTTTTAAAAAGTCAAAGTCAGGTTTTACTTGGCTTTGACTTTTGTCCTTATATTAAATTACGTTGTTTAGTTGTGAATATTAATGATATGATTATTATTTGAAGTAGTGTAGAAAAAGAGATGGGAGTGATGGCTTTTATGAGTAAACGTGATTATTACGAAGTGCTAGGTTTAGAGCGTAATGCTACGGCAGAAGAAATTAAAAAGTCTTATCGCCGACTAGCCCGTAAATATCATCCAGACGTCAATAAAGAGCCAGATGCAGCTAATAAGTTTAAAGAAGTAAAAGAAGCCTATGAAGTATTAAGTGATGACCAAAAGAGAGCACAATATGATCGTTTCGGTCATGCAGGTGCGCAGAGTCAAGGTTTCGGTGGCTTTGGTGCTGATGACTTTGGTGGCTTTAGTGATATATTTGATATGTTCTTTGGTGGCGGTGGCAGAAGAGACCCGAATGCACCTAGACAAGGAAATGATCTCCAGTACACGATGACTTTAACTTTTGAAGAGGCTATCTTTGGTAAGGAAGCCGATATCTCAATTCCAAGTGATGAAAATTGTCACACATGTAAAGGTAACGGTGCAAAACCAGGTACGAAACCAGAAACGTGTAAAAACTGTCACGGCACAGGTCAGTTAAATATTGAACAAAATACTCCATTTGGCCGTGTAGTAAACAAGCGTGTTTGTCACTATTGTAGTGGTACAGGAAAAGAAATTAAAGAAAAATGCCCAACATGTCATGGCAAAGGAACTGTAAAGAAACAGAAGAAAATTCATATCAAAATCCCTGCTGGAATTGATGACGGTCAACAAATTAGAGTTGCTGGTAAAGGTGAAGCGGGTATTAATGGTGGTCCTCCAGGTGATTTATATGTTGTTGTTCAAGTTCGACAGCATGAATTTTTCCAACGAGATGGTGATGACATCTACTGTGATATGCCGATAACTTTTGCGCAAGCGGCATTAGGAGATGAAATAGAAGTCCCAACTGTCCATGGAAAAGTAAAATTAAAGATTCCTGCAGGTATTCAAACTGGAAAAACGTTTAGACTAAGAGGTAAAGGGGTACCTAACGTACGGGGTTATGGTCATGGTGATCAAAATGTTAGAATCCGCGTTGTTACACCTACGAATTTATCTGAACGTCAAAAAGAACTACTTAGAGAATTTAACGAATTGAGTGGCAATGATCCCGCTGACGAATCTGAAGAATCTTTTTTTAGTCGGGTAAAGCGTGCTTTTAAAAACGATTAAATTCAAGAAAATTTACCTAAGAAAAGAGTGATCAATTTGAAATGGTCTGAAATTTGTATTCATACAACAAATGAAGCAATTGAGCCTATCTCAAATATTTTACATGAAGCAGGAGCTAGTGGCGTTGTGATTGAAGATGCAGACGATTTTCATAGAGAACGATCCGTGGAGTTAGGTGAAGTGTATGAACTTGACCCTGCTGATTACATATCAGAGGGAGTTTATTTAAAAGCCTATTTACCAATGAATAGTTTTTTAGGAGAAGCAGTTGAGCAAATCAAACAAGCAATAAATCAGTTACTTGTTTATGATATTGATATCGGACATAACAAAATTACGCTTAGTGAAGTAAATGAAGAAGAATGGGCAACTGCTTGGAAGAAATATTATAAACCAATCCGCGTATCTGATCATATTACGATTACACCAACTTGGGAAGAATATCAACCTGAGTCTACTGATGAATTGGTGATCGAACTAGATCCAGGTATGGCATTTGGAACGGGTACTCATCCTACTACAATTTTATGTATTCAAGCAATTGAACAATATTTAAAATCGAATCAAACAGTAGTAGATGTTGGAACTGGTTCAGGTGTGCTTAGTATTACTGCAGCATTACTCGGTGCAGAACATGTCTATGCATATGATTTAGATGCTATTGCAGTAAAAGCAGCAGGGATAAATATTAAGCTAAATAAAACTGAATCTAAAATTACTGTGAAGCAGAATAATTTATTAGATAGAGTAACAGTCGAACCAGACCTTATAGTTGCAAATTTATTAGCGGAAATTATTATGAGGTTCGAAAAAGATGCCTTTGCTCTATTAAAACCAGGTGGGTTATTCATTACATCAGGTATTATTAAAGCAAAAGAAGATGATGTTAAAAATGCTTTAATTGATGCTGGATTTGAAATAGTAGAAACTAATTATATGAAAGATTGGGTACTAATTGTTGCGAAGAAACCAGCATAATTTATTGAGGTGAATATATTGCAACGATACTTTGTAGATAAAGAGTATTGGCTTGATGAACAAGTCGTCATCAAAGGTGATGATTATCACCATATTGTAAACGTAATGCGGATGAGGGTTGGGGATGAAGTTATTTGTAATCATCCAGATAAAGAAGCTTATCTTTGTTCAATTGATCGAATCGATCAACAAGCCATTTATTTAAATAAGATTAATCGCATGACAGATCAAGTGGAATTACCAGTTGACATTACACTGATTCAAGGCTTACCTAAAGGCGATAAGCTAGAATGGATCGTACAAAAGTCAACTGAGCTAGGCGTAAAGAAGATTATTCCACTCAATACTGCGCGATCTGTTGTTAAGTGGGATATAAAAAAACAAGCGAAAAAAATTGATCGACTTAAGAAAATTGCTAAAGAAGCTTCTGAGCAATCGCATCGAACTGACCAGCCAATTATTGAATCATTAATGACGATTAAACAACTATCAGCTCAAATAGAAGAATTTGACCATTTATTTGTTGCTTATGAAGAGACGACACGACAAATAAAAACGGATAAATTATATACTTATCTAGAAAATATTAAACCTGGTCAATCTGTTGCAATTGTTATCGGTCCTGAAGGTGGTTTAACAGAGGAAGAGATAGAGCAACTATACGCAGCACAATTTAAAGCAGTTCGACTTGGACCAAGAATCTTACGAACAGAAACAGCACCACTCTACTTTTTATCTGTTATGTCGTTACTTTTTGAAGAATCATAAAGACTATCATCGATCAACTATGATTGTAGCGCTATTAATCTATCAATGAATTAAGGTTAGGATCGTGTAAAGTATCTTGATTACAGGATGATTTAACTTAAAGTTAAAGTTGACCTATAAAATTCATTATATTATAATGTCATAGAGACAAAGCTACTATTTAGATTGTCTTTTAAATTGTTGATGCTCCGGAGGGAGGGAAAATAGCATGTCAAATACTACTCGCGTTCGTAAAAACGAGTCGCTTGAAGATGCTCTTCGTCGGTTTAAACGTAATGTATCTAAGTCAGGTACATTATCAGAATATCGTAAGCGTGAATATTATGAAAAACCAAGTGTTAGACGTAAAAAGAAATCTGAAGCAGCTAGAAAGCGTAAGTAATTAAGCATAAGAAATTAGTGTTTTCTTATTTAAGAGGGTGTAGAAAAGGAAATGTCATTAGTAGAATCTTTGAATCAAGATATGAAATTAGCTATGCGTAATAAAGAAAAGCAAAAGCTGAGTATGATACGTATGGTAAAAGCTTCGTTACAAAATGAAGCAATTAAGCTTGGTAAAGAAGAGTTATCTCAAGACGAAGAATTAACTGTTTTAGCTCGTGAACTTAAGCAGCTAAAAGATTCCCTCCAAGAATTTAAACAAGCTGAACGTACTGACCTGGTAGAAAAAACCGAACAAAATATCGAGTTTTTACAAGTCTATATGCCTAAACAGCTTTCAAGTGAAGAGCTTGAGCAAATTGTTGTTGAAACCATTAAAGAAGTGGATGCAACAACAAAACAAGATATAGGTAAAGTGATGAGTGTGCTTATGCCAAAAGTAAAAGGCAAAGCAGATGGAGCAAAGGTTAATCAACTCGTGCTCAAACATTTATCATAAGATTAGAAAACTTATAAAAATGAAAATCCCCTTATCATTTAATAAATGAAAGGGGATTTTTTGCCATGTTCATGATATAATTAAATAGACAAGTCATATTTTTACCAATTGAGAAATTGATATAAGGAGGTGGTGTGATGCGGCGTTCGATTA
This window contains:
- the hrcA gene encoding heat-inducible transcriptional repressor HrcA, which gives rise to MVLSGRQLLILQVIIDEFIQTAQPIGSRAISKKPGISYSPATIRNEMADLEEMGYLEKTHSSSGRIPSEKGYRFYVDHMLSPFHMSKEEHALISTVFDQEYVDFEQVVQKSGEVLSDLTNYTSIILGPEVFEAKLKQLQIIQLTKTSAVAILVTNKGHVEHRSFTIPAEIKASDLEKLVNILNEKFYNVPIIELHNKIEAELSSILNSYIDNVSLALKYLRGALFSQQPDNYYMSGMANMLLQPEFNDLEKIHSIYSIIEREDLMIKLLRAKEQGIKISIGQENKIDEMQDLSLIKATYSLSGEQLGTIALLGPKRMDYSRVVSLISLLSQHMSKTFTDW
- the grpE gene encoding nucleotide exchange factor GrpE, translated to MAELNKEENVAQEDQLEETLENQESAEVEEELVDDQPEEDKDESLEAKYQQLEAEKTELFEKYLRLQAEYDNYRKRTQREKAADLTYKSQKLATELLPVIDNFERALQTSSDDEAVKSFFEGMEMIYRNLLTVLEAEGIEVIPAVGEAFDPTMHQAVMQVQDDQYDSNIVVEELQKGYRLKDRVLRPAMVKVNQ
- the hemW gene encoding radical SAM family heme chaperone HemW; translation: MITSAYIHIPFCEKICHYCDFTKFFYQEKMADEYLAALANEINFYLSDKKHTMRTIFVGGGTPTALNLAQLEYLLQTIDKHMDVPNVEEYTFEANPGDLNEDKIKLLRMYGVNRISMGVQSFDNQLLEDLGRLHRVKDVEENINHLIKHGLTNISIDLMYGLPNQTIEIFNDSIEKALSFDLPHYSTYSLQIEPKTVFYQRHQKGKLHKPPEEVEASMFELLIEKMKQHGKFQYEVSNFAEPGYESKHNLTYWDNNYYYGFGAGASGYLPGKRHINLRPFPAYVKEANASGQPILHIDEVGKKEQIEEEMFLGLRKRTGVNKNAFKQKYNVTIDQIYQEQIHDLIARNWLEETSDYVRMTEKGQLFGNEVFQRFLLDDQEFNDLFK
- a CDS encoding 16S rRNA (uracil(1498)-N(3))-methyltransferase, encoding MNILQRYFVDKEYWLDEQVVIKGDDYHHIVNVMRMRVGDEVICNHPDKEAYLCSIDRIDQQAIYLNKINRMTDQVELPVDITLIQGLPKGDKLEWIVQKSTELGVKKIIPLNTARSVVKWDIKKQAKKIDRLKKIAKEASEQSHRTDQPIIESLMTIKQLSAQIEEFDHLFVAYEETTRQIKTDKLYTYLENIKPGQSVAIVIGPEGGLTEEEIEQLYAAQFKAVRLGPRILRTETAPLYFLSVMSLLFEES
- the dnaK gene encoding molecular chaperone DnaK encodes the protein MGKMIGIDLGTTNSCVAVMEGGEPIIIPNPEGNRTTASVVSFKNGERQVGEVAKRQAITNPNTIQSIKRHMGTDYKVEIEGKEYTPQEISAILLQYIKSYAEDYLGEKVDKAVVTVPAYFNDSQRQATKDAGRIAGLEVERIINEPTAAALAYGIDKADQDQTVLVYDLGGGTFDVSILDIGDGTFEVVATAGDNSLGGDDFDQVIIDYMVAEFRKENGIDLSQDNMALQRLKDAAEKAKKDLSGIGQTQISLPFITAGEAGPLHLEMTLTRAKFEELSAELVERTMGPTRQALSDAGLSASEIDKVILVGGSTRIPAVQEALRKETGQEPSRGVNPDEVVALGAAIQGGVLQGDVKDVLLLDVTPLSLGIETMGGVTTKLIERNTTIPTSHSQVFSTAADNQTAVDIHVLQGEREMAADNKTLGRFQLTDIPPAPRGIPQIEVTFDIDANGIVNVRAKDLGTNKEQSITIKSSSGLSDEEVEQMIKDAEENAEADKKRREEIDLRNEADQLVFQTDKLLKDLKDQVSEDEKKKAEAAKDELKKALEDGEIDAIKAKKEALEQEVQALSVKLYEQAQQAQQAQQAAGNNAADDVVDAEYEEVDDENDK
- the prmA gene encoding 50S ribosomal protein L11 methyltransferase is translated as MKWSEICIHTTNEAIEPISNILHEAGASGVVIEDADDFHRERSVELGEVYELDPADYISEGVYLKAYLPMNSFLGEAVEQIKQAINQLLVYDIDIGHNKITLSEVNEEEWATAWKKYYKPIRVSDHITITPTWEEYQPESTDELVIELDPGMAFGTGTHPTTILCIQAIEQYLKSNQTVVDVGTGSGVLSITAALLGAEHVYAYDLDAIAVKAAGINIKLNKTESKITVKQNNLLDRVTVEPDLIVANLLAEIIMRFEKDAFALLKPGGLFITSGIIKAKEDDVKNALIDAGFEIVETNYMKDWVLIVAKKPA
- the dnaJ gene encoding molecular chaperone DnaJ; this translates as MSKRDYYEVLGLERNATAEEIKKSYRRLARKYHPDVNKEPDAANKFKEVKEAYEVLSDDQKRAQYDRFGHAGAQSQGFGGFGADDFGGFSDIFDMFFGGGGRRDPNAPRQGNDLQYTMTLTFEEAIFGKEADISIPSDENCHTCKGNGAKPGTKPETCKNCHGTGQLNIEQNTPFGRVVNKRVCHYCSGTGKEIKEKCPTCHGKGTVKKQKKIHIKIPAGIDDGQQIRVAGKGEAGINGGPPGDLYVVVQVRQHEFFQRDGDDIYCDMPITFAQAALGDEIEVPTVHGKVKLKIPAGIQTGKTFRLRGKGVPNVRGYGHGDQNVRIRVVTPTNLSERQKELLREFNELSGNDPADESEESFFSRVKRAFKND
- a CDS encoding GatB/YqeY domain-containing protein, translating into MSLVESLNQDMKLAMRNKEKQKLSMIRMVKASLQNEAIKLGKEELSQDEELTVLARELKQLKDSLQEFKQAERTDLVEKTEQNIEFLQVYMPKQLSSEELEQIVVETIKEVDATTKQDIGKVMSVLMPKVKGKADGAKVNQLVLKHLS
- the rpsU gene encoding 30S ribosomal protein S21; translation: MSNTTRVRKNESLEDALRRFKRNVSKSGTLSEYRKREYYEKPSVRRKKKSEAARKRK